The genomic segment AAATGGTTTCGGCCGAAGACCTGCATGCGCGCCTCTACGATGCCTCGGGGAAACATCGAACGGCGTCGCGGCCCGCACAGAGCCAGCCCAAAGCGGTCTAGCGCTGCTCACGGCGAGCGCAAGTCACCCGTCGTTCACGCTGCCGCGGCGTCCGCTCAGGGTGAGCTGCCATTCGGCTCCGCCGTCGCTCAACTCTGCGGTGTAGATGGACTGCGCTCGCAGACGTCGGGAGAAGGCCGCGGCGAGCGCCGTGGCCAGGAGCAGCGGAAGCACGATCGCGTAGTCCCCAGAGAGCTCGAAGGCCATCACCGCGGCGAGTAGCGGCGCGTGGGTCGTAGCCGCCGTCGCCGCAGCCATCCCCACCAGCGTGTAGCCCCCGATCGCCGTGGCTGGCAGCCAACCCGCTTGCACCATGCCTGACGCAACCAGGAAGCCGATCGAGCCGCCCACCAGCAGCGTGGGGGTGAAGACACCACCTGGGCTGCCTGAGGATACGGAGGACGTGGTCGCCACCATCTTGCCGAACAGCAAGAGCAGCACGAAAGTCACGGAAAAGTGCCCGCTGATCAGCTGATTTAGCGGCTCGTAGCCGTTCCCGGCGACCTCGGGGAGAAAGGCGATTACCGTGCCTGCGAGCAGCCCGCCGATTGCCACGCGGAAAGGCTTGCCGCCGGGTAGCCGTTTGAAGGCGTGTTCGCCCCAGCGCAACAAGCGCATGAAGACTTGCGCGCCCAAGGCGACCACGAGTCCTAGCCCCGCGAACGCCAGAAGCTCCCAGCGACTGTTCATGGCGAAGCTGTGCTCCCCATAGATCGGCCCAGGGCCAGCTACTGCGCGGGTGATGCTGGTGGCCAACACAGTCGCGATCAACAGCGGCCAGAACGCCTCGAGCACGACCACGCCGATCACCACTTCGAGCACGAAGAGCACTGCTGCAAACGGAGTGTTGTAGGCCGCGGCGAAGCCGGCTGCGGTGCCTGCGGCGATCAAGATCCGAGTCTGACTGAGGG from the Polyangiaceae bacterium genome contains:
- a CDS encoding chloride channel protein, coding for MSEPSEPASGDVARNPVRDASEPGEPSRFRYALGLIGVAVASAGFAIVFRASLAWLNKTLFGASDVVAAVSTLKPWQRALMPAIGALVGGFVSRLVTRSGGVGDVMEAVVLGRVTLSMRSTLLKSTASWLAIASGGSLGREGPLIQFGGAAGQSLGGALRLPLSQTRILIAAGTAAGFAAAYNTPFAAVLFVLEVVIGVVVLEAFWPLLIATVLATSITRAVAGPGPIYGEHSFAMNSRWELLAFAGLGLVVALGAQVFMRLLRWGEHAFKRLPGGKPFRVAIGGLLAGTVIAFLPEVAGNGYEPLNQLISGHFSVTFVLLLLFGKMVATTSSVSSGSPGGVFTPTLLVGGSIGFLVASGMVQAGWLPATAIGGYTLVGMAAATAATTHAPLLAAVMAFELSGDYAIVLPLLLATALAAAFSRRLRAQSIYTAELSDGGAEWQLTLSGRRGSVNDG